The Streptomyces pactum genome contains a region encoding:
- a CDS encoding phosphatidate cytidylyltransferase, translating into MNDSSWGAPPQAGYWGPSDRGPVQGAAPAGPAYDAQYAQQTRPMPIVPDVPEHGGDQDDGQGAARLSSPLFRDEPFRDQSYRDEPYRDESTSAQPYAAVPQNPEPMPDVPHPAQPQPQKKTAGRDLGAAIGVGVGLGAVIVASLFVVKAVFVGVVAVAVVVGLWELTKRLEERKGVKAPLVPLALGGAAMVVAGYVRGAEGAWVAMALTALAVLVWRMTEPPEGYLKDVTAGLFAAFYVPFLATFVAMMLMADDGSRRVLTFLVLTVVSDTGAYAVGWRFGKTKLAPRISPGKTREGLLGAVAFAMVAGALCMQFMIDDGTWWQGLLLGLAVAVSATLGDLGESMIKRDLGIKDMGTLLPGHGGIMDRLDSLLPTAPVVWLLLVIFVGSG; encoded by the coding sequence ATGAACGACTCTTCCTGGGGAGCGCCGCCACAAGCCGGGTACTGGGGGCCGTCCGACCGGGGACCTGTCCAGGGGGCTGCCCCGGCGGGTCCGGCGTACGATGCGCAGTACGCGCAGCAGACTCGCCCCATGCCCATCGTGCCCGACGTACCCGAACACGGCGGAGACCAGGATGACGGCCAGGGGGCCGCTCGGCTGAGCAGCCCCCTGTTCCGGGACGAGCCGTTCCGCGACCAGTCGTATCGCGACGAGCCGTACCGCGACGAGAGCACGTCGGCGCAGCCGTATGCGGCGGTGCCGCAGAATCCGGAGCCCATGCCCGACGTCCCCCACCCGGCGCAGCCGCAGCCGCAGAAGAAGACCGCGGGGCGTGACCTGGGTGCCGCGATAGGGGTCGGCGTCGGCCTCGGCGCGGTGATCGTCGCGTCGCTGTTCGTCGTCAAGGCCGTCTTCGTCGGCGTGGTCGCGGTCGCCGTCGTGGTGGGCCTGTGGGAGCTGACCAAGCGGCTGGAGGAGCGCAAGGGCGTCAAGGCCCCCCTCGTGCCGCTCGCGCTCGGCGGTGCGGCGATGGTCGTCGCCGGGTACGTACGGGGCGCCGAGGGGGCGTGGGTCGCCATGGCGCTCACGGCGCTGGCGGTCCTCGTATGGCGGATGACCGAGCCGCCCGAGGGCTACCTCAAGGACGTCACGGCTGGCCTGTTCGCGGCGTTCTACGTGCCGTTCCTGGCCACGTTCGTCGCGATGATGCTCATGGCGGACGACGGCTCGCGGCGTGTCCTGACCTTCCTGGTGCTGACGGTCGTCAGCGACACCGGTGCCTACGCCGTCGGCTGGCGCTTCGGCAAGACCAAACTCGCCCCGCGCATCAGCCCCGGCAAGACGCGCGAGGGTCTGCTCGGAGCGGTGGCGTTCGCGATGGTCGCGGGCGCGCTGTGCATGCAGTTCATGATCGACGACGGCACCTGGTGGCAGGGCCTGCTGCTCGGCCTCGCGGTCGCCGTCAGCGCCACGCTGGGCGACCTCGGCGAGTCCATGATCAAGCGGGACCTCGGCATCAAGGACATGGGCACGCTGCTGCCCGGCCACGGCGGCATCATGGACCGCCTGGACTCGCTGCTGCCGACGGCTCCGGTGGTGTGGCTGCTGTTGGTGATCTTCGTCGGATCGGGTTGA
- the frr gene encoding ribosome recycling factor — protein sequence MIEETLLEAEEKMEKAVVVAKEDFAAIRTGRAHPAMFNKIVADYYGALTPINQLASFSVPEPRMAVVTPFDKSALRNIEQAIRDSDLGVNPSNDGNIIRVVFPELTEERRRDYIKVAKSKGEDAKVSIRSVRRKAKDAIDKMVKDGEVGEDEGRRAEKELDDTTAKYVAQVDELLKHKEAELLEV from the coding sequence GTGATCGAAGAGACCCTCCTCGAGGCCGAGGAGAAGATGGAGAAGGCCGTCGTGGTCGCCAAGGAGGACTTCGCCGCGATCCGCACCGGCCGTGCGCACCCGGCGATGTTCAACAAGATCGTGGCCGACTACTACGGCGCGCTGACGCCGATCAACCAGCTCGCCTCGTTCTCCGTGCCCGAGCCGCGCATGGCCGTGGTGACCCCCTTCGACAAGAGCGCCCTGCGCAACATCGAACAGGCGATCCGCGACTCGGACCTGGGCGTCAACCCCAGCAACGACGGCAACATCATCCGGGTGGTGTTCCCCGAACTCACCGAGGAGCGCCGCCGCGACTACATCAAGGTCGCCAAGAGCAAGGGCGAGGACGCCAAGGTCTCGATCCGTTCCGTGCGCCGCAAGGCCAAGGACGCCATCGACAAGATGGTCAAGGACGGCGAGGTCGGCGAGGACGAGGGCCGCCGGGCGGAGAAGGAGCTCGACGACACCACCGCCAAGTACGTCGCCCAGGTGGACGAGCTCCTGAAGCACAAGGAAGCGGAGCTGCTCGAGGTCTGA
- a CDS encoding LAETG motif-containing sortase-dependent surface protein, with protein sequence MAVLSILSRTASRRSVRALGVASASVALAIGAAGNALACDISEFSAAAKCEGDKGVITVTDVDPAGIPATVTVYLQNKGADAEKIGEQVVKGSREGSTITFAADWKPNAEYRIHVKADRYVDEDIKPNLVTPSTPCKTADTPTPTPSESSSTPAEETATPTPEPSTSAPAPAQSESTSPAAVPSNAPSPAAGESNLAETGAGNNTGMIAGIAAALVAIGGGAVFFGLRRRGANSSR encoded by the coding sequence GTGGCAGTCCTGTCCATACTCAGCCGCACGGCATCACGCCGTAGCGTTCGCGCCCTCGGCGTCGCCTCCGCCTCGGTGGCCCTGGCGATCGGCGCCGCCGGCAACGCCCTCGCCTGCGACATCAGCGAGTTCTCCGCCGCCGCCAAGTGCGAGGGCGACAAGGGCGTCATCACCGTCACCGACGTGGACCCCGCCGGCATCCCCGCCACCGTCACCGTGTACCTGCAGAACAAGGGTGCCGACGCCGAGAAGATCGGCGAGCAGGTGGTCAAGGGCTCCCGCGAGGGCAGCACCATCACCTTCGCCGCGGACTGGAAGCCGAACGCCGAGTACCGCATCCACGTCAAGGCCGACCGGTACGTCGACGAGGACATCAAGCCGAACCTCGTGACCCCGTCGACCCCCTGCAAGACGGCGGACACCCCGACCCCGACCCCGTCGGAGAGCTCCTCCACCCCGGCCGAGGAGACTGCGACTCCGACTCCGGAACCGTCCACGTCGGCCCCGGCACCGGCGCAGAGCGAGAGCACCTCGCCGGCCGCCGTACCGAGCAACGCGCCGTCCCCCGCGGCCGGTGAGTCCAACCTCGCCGAGACCGGCGCGGGCAACAACACCGGCATGATCGCCGGCATCGCGGCGGCCCTGGTCGCCATCGGTGGCGGCGCGGTCTTCTTCGGCCTGCGCCGCCGCGGAGCGAACAGCAGCCGCTGA
- a CDS encoding maleylpyruvate isomerase family mycothiol-dependent enzyme has translation MTLLAHDRYCDEISHQVGRLGDVIASGADLSATVPTCPDWTLEDLVRHVGRALRWTELIVRTRAQEDVPIDRAPGAAGPGTQGDAAALEAWLAESGATVVRALREAGPDGRAWSWSGNHTAGFWARRMTHELVVHGADAALAAGRPFEAVAADVAADAIDEWLEIVQFVQRVLPDGPAKGLRAPGRSIHLHATDTSADLNAEWFVELPEDGVTWRRGHEKATVALRGPLTDVLLAFYRRLPPDAPGLQVLGDRELLDLWLEKAAFG, from the coding sequence ATGACACTCCTCGCTCATGACCGCTACTGCGACGAAATCTCCCACCAGGTGGGCCGGTTAGGGGACGTGATCGCCTCGGGCGCCGATCTGTCCGCCACCGTGCCGACCTGTCCGGACTGGACCCTGGAGGACCTGGTGCGGCATGTCGGCCGCGCCCTGCGCTGGACGGAACTGATCGTCCGCACCCGCGCGCAGGAGGACGTCCCGATCGACCGGGCGCCGGGGGCGGCGGGCCCCGGGACCCAGGGCGACGCGGCCGCCCTGGAGGCCTGGCTGGCCGAGTCCGGCGCGACGGTGGTGCGCGCGCTGCGGGAGGCCGGCCCGGACGGGCGGGCGTGGTCGTGGTCCGGGAACCACACCGCGGGCTTCTGGGCCCGCCGGATGACGCACGAACTCGTCGTCCACGGGGCGGACGCGGCCCTCGCGGCGGGCCGGCCGTTCGAGGCGGTCGCGGCCGACGTGGCGGCCGACGCGATCGACGAGTGGCTGGAGATAGTGCAGTTCGTGCAGCGGGTCCTGCCGGACGGGCCGGCGAAGGGCCTGCGGGCGCCGGGCCGGAGCATCCATCTGCACGCCACCGACACCTCCGCCGACCTGAACGCCGAGTGGTTCGTCGAGCTTCCCGAGGACGGCGTCACCTGGCGCCGCGGTCACGAGAAGGCGACCGTGGCGCTGCGGGGGCCGCTCACGGACGTGCTGCTGGCCTTCTACCGCAGGCTCCCCCCGGACGCCCCCGGACTCCAGGTGCTCGGCGACCGCGAGCTGCTGGACCTCTGGCTGGAGAAGGCGGCGTTCGGGTGA
- the pyrH gene encoding UMP kinase, producing the protein MTTKAEKSDDGKVRGRFMLKLSGEAFSGGGGLGVDPDVVHAIAREIAAVVRDGAQIAIVIGGGNFFRGAELQVRGMDRARSDYMGMLGTVMNCLALQDFLEKEGVDCRVQTAITMGQVAEPYIPLRAVRHLEKGRVVIFGAGMGMPYFSTDTTAAQRALEIDAEALLMGKNGVDGVYDSDPKTNPDAVKFDALGYGEVITRDLKVADATAVTLCRDNSLPIVVFELLKEGNIARAVKGEKIGTLVGDQGSRD; encoded by the coding sequence ATGACCACCAAGGCCGAGAAGAGCGACGACGGCAAAGTACGCGGCCGCTTCATGCTGAAGCTGTCCGGAGAGGCCTTCTCCGGCGGTGGGGGCCTGGGCGTCGACCCCGACGTGGTGCACGCCATCGCCCGTGAGATCGCGGCCGTCGTCCGGGACGGCGCGCAGATCGCGATCGTCATCGGCGGCGGCAACTTCTTCCGCGGCGCCGAGCTGCAGGTGCGCGGCATGGACCGTGCCCGCTCCGACTACATGGGCATGCTCGGCACCGTGATGAACTGCCTGGCCCTCCAGGACTTCCTGGAGAAGGAGGGCGTCGACTGCCGCGTGCAGACCGCCATCACCATGGGCCAGGTCGCCGAGCCGTACATCCCGCTGCGCGCCGTGCGCCACCTGGAGAAGGGCCGCGTGGTCATCTTCGGCGCCGGTATGGGCATGCCCTACTTCTCCACCGACACCACCGCCGCCCAGCGTGCCCTCGAGATCGACGCCGAGGCACTGCTCATGGGCAAGAACGGCGTGGACGGGGTCTACGACTCCGACCCGAAGACCAACCCGGACGCCGTGAAGTTCGACGCGCTCGGGTACGGCGAGGTCATCACCCGTGACCTGAAGGTCGCCGACGCCACGGCCGTCACGCTCTGCCGCGACAACAGCCTCCCGATCGTGGTCTTCGAGCTGCTGAAGGAGGGCAATATCGCCCGCGCCGTCAAGGGTGAGAAGATCGGCACGCTTGTGGGTGACCAAGGCAGCCGGGACTGA
- a CDS encoding thiamine ABC transporter substrate-binding protein, translating to MAGGLAACGSSSGGDGEESGDSRTVTLVSHDSWAASEDVIAAFEKSSGYQVEVLEDGDAGQAVNKAVLTKDNPQGDVFFGVDNTLLSRALDNGLFQPYEAKGSDLVLPEYRADRDEHRVTPVDTGDVCVNYDKAYFSEHGLTPPDSFDDLVKPEYEDLLVTENAASSSPGLGFLLGTVAEYGDDGWQAYWKKLEANGVKVVDSWEQAYNEEFSGSSGGKKAKGDRPLVVSYASSPPAEVIYADPQPATAPTGVATGTCFRQVEYAGLLSNAENPEGGKALLDFLIGEEFQEDLPLNMFVYPVREGARIPEAFRKFGPPAENPETMDPAKIADNRDQWVKSWTSLVLK from the coding sequence ATGGCCGGCGGCCTGGCCGCCTGCGGATCGTCGTCCGGCGGCGACGGCGAGGAGTCCGGCGACTCCAGGACCGTGACACTGGTCAGCCACGACTCGTGGGCCGCGTCCGAGGACGTCATCGCCGCCTTCGAGAAGAGCTCCGGCTACCAGGTCGAGGTGCTGGAGGACGGCGACGCCGGGCAGGCCGTCAACAAGGCCGTCCTCACGAAGGACAACCCGCAGGGCGACGTCTTCTTCGGCGTCGACAACACCCTGCTGTCCCGCGCGCTCGACAACGGGCTGTTCCAGCCGTACGAGGCGAAGGGCTCCGACCTGGTCCTGCCCGAGTACCGGGCAGACCGGGACGAGCACCGGGTCACGCCCGTCGACACCGGCGACGTCTGCGTCAACTACGACAAGGCCTACTTCAGCGAGCACGGGCTGACCCCGCCGGACTCCTTCGACGACCTGGTCAAGCCCGAGTACGAGGACCTGCTCGTCACCGAGAACGCGGCCAGCTCCTCGCCCGGCCTCGGCTTCCTGCTCGGCACCGTCGCCGAGTACGGCGACGACGGCTGGCAGGCCTACTGGAAGAAGCTCGAGGCGAACGGCGTCAAGGTCGTCGATAGCTGGGAGCAGGCGTACAACGAGGAGTTCTCCGGTTCGTCCGGCGGCAAGAAGGCCAAGGGCGACCGCCCGCTCGTCGTCTCCTACGCCTCGTCCCCGCCCGCCGAGGTCATCTACGCCGACCCGCAGCCGGCCACCGCGCCGACGGGCGTCGCCACCGGCACCTGTTTCCGTCAGGTGGAGTACGCGGGTCTGCTGAGCAACGCCGAGAACCCCGAAGGCGGCAAGGCACTCCTCGACTTCCTGATCGGCGAGGAGTTCCAGGAGGACCTGCCACTGAACATGTTCGTCTACCCGGTGCGGGAGGGCGCACGGATTCCCGAGGCGTTCCGGAAGTTCGGGCCGCCGGCCGAGAACCCGGAGACCATGGACCCGGCGAAGATCGCCGACAACCGCGACCAGTGGGTCAAGTCGTGGACCTCACTCGTACTGAAGTAG
- a CDS encoding ABC transporter permease: protein MDLTRTEVAKAGTSRGSATARLALMAVPVAFFAVFFAYPVAAIVARGLKIDGSWQLGRIVDVLAQPDVRHVLWFTTWQALASTALTLLIALPGAYVFARFDFPGKQVLRAVVTVPFVLPTVVVGTAFLALVGRGGLLDELWGVRLDTTVWAILLAHVFFNYAVVVRTVGGLWSQLDPGQEEAARVLGASRPQAWRRVTLPALAPAVAAAALMVFLFTFTSFGVVQILGGPAFSTLEVEIYRQTSQIFDLSTAAVLTLIQFAAVAAILAVHAWTVRRRETALRLVDAATTARRPRGTGQWALLAGVLVTVAGLLVLPLAVLVERSLGAPGFGYYRALTREDGGAFLVPPIEAIGNSLQYAVAATVIAVVIGALAATALTRRDAGRFVRGFDALLMLPLGVSAVTVGFGFLIALDEPPLDLRSSWILVPLAQALVGVPFVVRTMLPVLRAVDVRLREAASVLGASPWRVWREVDLPMVRRALLVAAGFAFAVSLGEFGATVFIARPDNPTLPVAVARLLGRPGDLNYGQAMALSTILMLVCAVALVVLERLRPDRSGEF from the coding sequence GTGGACCTCACTCGTACTGAAGTAGCCAAGGCCGGGACTTCGCGCGGGAGCGCGACGGCGCGGCTCGCCCTGATGGCCGTGCCCGTCGCGTTCTTCGCGGTGTTCTTCGCCTACCCCGTCGCCGCGATCGTCGCGCGCGGACTGAAGATCGACGGCTCCTGGCAACTCGGCCGGATCGTGGACGTACTCGCCCAGCCCGACGTCCGGCACGTGCTGTGGTTCACCACCTGGCAGGCACTGGCCTCCACCGCGCTCACCCTCCTGATCGCACTGCCCGGCGCCTACGTCTTCGCCCGGTTCGACTTCCCCGGCAAGCAGGTCCTGCGGGCCGTGGTGACCGTGCCGTTCGTGCTGCCGACGGTCGTCGTCGGTACGGCGTTCCTGGCGCTGGTCGGGCGCGGCGGGCTGCTCGACGAGCTGTGGGGCGTACGGCTGGACACCACCGTGTGGGCGATCCTGCTCGCGCACGTCTTCTTCAACTACGCCGTCGTCGTCCGCACCGTCGGCGGCCTCTGGTCGCAGCTCGACCCGGGGCAGGAGGAGGCCGCGCGGGTGCTCGGTGCCTCGCGGCCGCAGGCCTGGCGGCGGGTCACCCTGCCCGCGCTCGCGCCCGCCGTGGCCGCCGCCGCGCTGATGGTGTTCCTGTTCACCTTCACCTCCTTCGGCGTGGTCCAGATCCTCGGCGGGCCCGCCTTCTCCACCCTGGAAGTGGAGATCTACCGGCAGACCTCACAGATCTTCGACCTGTCCACGGCCGCCGTCCTGACGCTCATCCAGTTCGCGGCGGTGGCCGCCATCCTCGCCGTGCACGCCTGGACCGTACGGCGGCGGGAGACGGCCCTGCGACTGGTGGACGCGGCCACGACCGCGCGCCGGCCGCGCGGGACCGGGCAGTGGGCGCTGCTGGCCGGGGTCCTGGTCACCGTCGCCGGGCTGCTGGTGCTGCCGCTCGCCGTGCTGGTCGAGAGGTCGCTGGGCGCGCCGGGCTTCGGCTACTACCGGGCGCTGACCCGCGAGGACGGCGGCGCCTTCCTCGTCCCGCCGATCGAGGCGATCGGCAACTCCCTCCAGTACGCCGTCGCCGCCACGGTCATCGCCGTGGTGATCGGCGCGCTGGCCGCCACCGCGCTCACCCGCCGCGACGCGGGTCGCTTCGTACGCGGCTTCGACGCGCTGCTGATGCTGCCGCTCGGGGTGTCCGCGGTGACGGTCGGCTTCGGGTTCCTGATCGCACTGGACGAGCCCCCGCTGGACCTCCGGTCGTCCTGGATCCTCGTGCCGCTCGCGCAGGCGCTGGTCGGCGTCCCCTTCGTCGTGCGGACCATGCTGCCGGTGCTGCGGGCGGTGGACGTACGGCTGCGGGAGGCGGCGTCCGTGCTCGGGGCGTCGCCCTGGCGGGTGTGGCGGGAGGTCGACCTGCCGATGGTGCGGCGGGCGCTGCTGGTCGCGGCCGGGTTCGCCTTCGCGGTCTCGCTCGGGGAGTTCGGCGCGACCGTGTTCATCGCGCGGCCTGACAACCCGACGCTGCCGGTCGCCGTGGCCCGGCTGCTGGGCCGGCCCGGGGACCTGAACTACGGCCAGGCGATGGCCCTTTCGACGATTCTGATGCTGGTGTGCGCCGTGGCTCTGGTGGTGCTGGAGCGGCTGCGGCCCGACCGGAGCGGGGAGTTCTAG
- the rlmN gene encoding 23S rRNA (adenine(2503)-C(2))-methyltransferase RlmN, producing MARPAPGELTFAAPRGAKRPPRHLADLTPAERKEAVAAIGEKPFRAKQLSQHYFARYAHDPEQWTDIPAGSRQGLREALLPELMSVVRHLSTDQGTTRKTLWKLFDGTLVESVLMRYPDRVTMCISSQAGCGMNCPFCATGQAGLDRNLSTAEIVHQIVDGMRALRDGEVPGGPARLSNIVFMGMGEPLANYNRVVGSIRRLTDPEPDGLGLSQRGITVSTVGLVPAIHRFTGEGFKCRLAISLHAPDDELRDTLVPVNTRWKVREVLDAGFEYAATSGRRLSIEYALIRDINDQAWRGDRLGRLLKGRPVHVNLIPLNPTPGSKWTASRPEDEKAFVEAIAAHGVPVTVRDTRGQEIDGACGQLAASER from the coding sequence GTGGCCCGTCCAGCCCCCGGTGAGCTCACCTTCGCCGCACCCCGCGGAGCGAAGCGGCCGCCGCGGCACCTCGCCGACCTCACGCCCGCCGAGCGCAAGGAGGCCGTCGCCGCCATCGGCGAGAAGCCGTTCCGTGCGAAGCAGCTCTCGCAGCACTACTTCGCGCGGTACGCGCACGACCCCGAGCAGTGGACCGACATCCCGGCCGGCTCGCGCCAGGGCCTCCGGGAGGCGCTGCTGCCCGAGCTGATGTCGGTCGTGCGGCATCTGTCGACCGACCAGGGCACCACCCGCAAGACGCTGTGGAAGCTGTTCGACGGGACGCTCGTCGAGTCCGTCCTCATGCGCTACCCGGACCGGGTGACCATGTGCATCAGCTCCCAGGCGGGCTGCGGCATGAACTGCCCGTTCTGCGCCACGGGACAGGCCGGCCTCGACCGGAACCTGTCGACGGCCGAGATCGTGCACCAGATCGTCGACGGGATGCGGGCGCTCAGGGACGGTGAGGTCCCCGGAGGGCCGGCCCGGCTGAGCAACATCGTGTTCATGGGCATGGGCGAGCCCCTCGCCAACTACAACCGCGTCGTCGGTTCCATCCGCCGCCTCACCGACCCCGAGCCGGACGGGCTGGGGCTCTCCCAGCGCGGCATCACCGTCTCCACGGTCGGTCTCGTCCCGGCCATCCACCGCTTCACCGGCGAGGGATTCAAGTGCCGCCTCGCCATTTCGCTGCACGCGCCCGACGACGAGCTGCGCGACACCCTCGTCCCGGTCAACACGCGCTGGAAGGTGCGTGAGGTGCTGGACGCCGGGTTCGAGTACGCGGCCACGTCCGGCCGGCGGCTGTCCATCGAGTACGCGCTGATCCGGGACATCAACGACCAGGCGTGGCGCGGCGACCGGCTCGGGCGGCTGCTCAAGGGCAGGCCCGTGCACGTCAACCTCATCCCGCTCAACCCCACGCCCGGTTCGAAGTGGACCGCGTCGCGGCCCGAGGACGAGAAGGCGTTCGTCGAGGCGATCGCGGCGCATGGTGTGCCCGTGACGGTTCGGGACACCCGTGGGCAGGAGATCGACGGGGCGTGTGGTCAGCTCGCCGCGAGCGAGCGGTAA
- the tsf gene encoding translation elongation factor Ts — protein sequence MANYTAADVKKLRELTGAGMMDCKKALDEAEGSVEKAVEALRIKGQKGVAKREGRSAENGAVVSIIADDNTSGVLVELKCETDFVAKGDKFQNVAKAIAEHVAKAAPADLEALLASEIEAGKTVQAFVDEANANLGEKIVLDRFAQFSGGFVTAYMHRTMPDLPPQIGVLVELDKPNAEIAKGVAQHIAAFAPKYLSKEDVPAEVVESERRVAEETTRAEGKPEAALPKIVEGRLNGFFKDATLLGQPYALDNKKSVQKVLDEAGVTLKRFSRIKVGI from the coding sequence ATGGCGAACTACACCGCCGCCGACGTCAAGAAGCTTCGTGAGCTCACCGGCGCCGGCATGATGGACTGCAAGAAGGCGCTGGACGAGGCCGAGGGCAGCGTCGAGAAGGCCGTCGAGGCGCTCCGGATCAAGGGTCAGAAGGGCGTCGCCAAGCGCGAGGGCCGCTCTGCCGAGAACGGCGCCGTCGTCTCGATCATCGCCGACGACAACACCTCGGGTGTCCTCGTCGAGCTGAAGTGCGAGACGGACTTCGTCGCCAAGGGTGACAAGTTCCAGAACGTCGCCAAGGCCATCGCCGAGCACGTCGCCAAGGCCGCCCCGGCCGACCTCGAGGCGCTGCTCGCCTCCGAGATCGAGGCCGGCAAGACCGTCCAGGCGTTCGTGGACGAGGCCAACGCCAACCTCGGCGAGAAGATCGTCCTGGACCGCTTCGCGCAGTTCTCCGGCGGCTTCGTGACCGCGTACATGCACCGCACGATGCCCGACCTGCCCCCGCAGATCGGTGTCCTCGTCGAGCTGGACAAGCCGAACGCCGAGATCGCCAAGGGCGTCGCCCAGCACATCGCCGCCTTCGCGCCGAAGTACCTCTCCAAGGAGGACGTCCCGGCCGAGGTCGTCGAGTCCGAGCGCCGCGTCGCCGAGGAGACCACCCGTGCCGAGGGCAAGCCCGAGGCCGCCCTGCCGAAGATCGTCGAGGGTCGCCTCAACGGCTTCTTCAAGGACGCCACGCTGCTGGGCCAGCCCTACGCGCTCGACAACAAGAAGTCCGTCCAGAAGGTGCTGGACGAGGCCGGTGTCACCCTGAAGCGCTTCTCGCGCATCAAGGTCGGCATCTGA
- the rpsB gene encoding 30S ribosomal protein S2, which yields MAVVTMRELLESGVHFGHQTRRWNPKMKRFIFTERNGIYIIDLLQSLSYIDRAYEFVKETVAHGGTVMFVGTKKQAQEAIAEQATRVGMPYVNQRWLGGMLTNFSTVYKRLQRLKELEQIDFEDVAASGLTKKELLVLSREKAKLEKTLGGIREMSKVPSAVWIVDTKKEHIAVGEARKLNIPVVAILDTNCDPDEVDYKIPGNDDAIRSVTLLTRVIADAVAEGLIARSGAAAGDKGDKAAGEPLAAWERDLLEGEKAEKKADAETAEKPAEAPAAEAPAADAPAAEAPAAEAPAAEAPAAEAAPAAEGEQA from the coding sequence ATGGCCGTCGTCACGATGCGGGAGCTGCTGGAAAGCGGCGTCCACTTCGGTCACCAGACCCGTCGTTGGAACCCGAAGATGAAGCGCTTCATCTTCACGGAGCGCAACGGCATCTACATCATCGACCTGCTCCAGTCGCTGTCGTACATCGACCGCGCCTACGAGTTCGTCAAGGAGACCGTCGCCCACGGCGGCACGGTCATGTTCGTCGGCACGAAGAAGCAGGCGCAGGAGGCCATCGCCGAGCAGGCCACCCGCGTCGGCATGCCCTACGTCAACCAGCGCTGGCTGGGCGGCATGCTCACCAACTTCTCGACCGTCTACAAGCGCCTGCAGCGCCTGAAGGAGCTCGAGCAGATCGACTTCGAGGACGTGGCCGCCTCCGGCCTCACCAAGAAGGAGCTGCTGGTCCTCTCCCGCGAGAAGGCCAAGCTGGAGAAGACCCTCGGCGGTATCCGCGAGATGTCCAAGGTGCCCAGCGCCGTCTGGATCGTGGACACCAAGAAGGAGCACATCGCGGTCGGCGAGGCCCGGAAGCTCAACATCCCGGTCGTCGCCATCCTCGACACCAACTGCGACCCCGACGAGGTCGACTACAAGATCCCGGGCAACGACGACGCGATCCGCTCCGTCACCCTGCTCACCCGCGTGATCGCCGACGCCGTCGCCGAGGGCCTCATCGCCCGCTCCGGCGCCGCTGCCGGTGACAAGGGTGACAAGGCCGCCGGTGAGCCGCTCGCCGCGTGGGAGCGCGACCTGCTCGAGGGCGAGAAGGCCGAGAAGAAGGCCGACGCCGAGACCGCCGAGAAGCCCGCCGAGGCTCCGGCTGCCGAGGCCCCTGCCGCTGACGCCCCCGCCGCCGAGGCCCCGGCTGCCGAGGCTCCGGCTGCCGAGGCGCCCGCCGCCGAGGCCGCTCCGGCCGCCGAGGGCGAGCAGGCCTGA
- a CDS encoding ABC transporter ATP-binding protein, translating into MLLSLEGTTVRFGGRAVLDAVDLDVAEHEVVCVLGPSGSGKSTLLRAVAGLQPLDAGRVTLGGRDQAGMPAHKREVGLMFQDHQLFPQRDVAGNIAFGPRMRGASRAEQRHRVGELLELVGLPDAARRSVAALSGGEQQRVALARALAPGPRLLMLDEPLGQLDRSLRERLVVELRELFGRLGTTVLAVTHDQGEAFALADRVVVMRDGRIAQSGTPLEVWQRPADAFVARFLGFDNVVEATVAGQAADTPWGKVPVPEDAPQGARTLLVRPAGVRLVSADAGLRCTVTARTFRGTHVAVHLQPGDAPRLEAACALRAAPEVGDVVGVEFDAAEIAVLR; encoded by the coding sequence ATGCTGCTGAGCCTTGAGGGCACGACGGTCCGCTTCGGCGGGCGGGCCGTGCTCGACGCCGTGGACCTGGACGTCGCCGAACACGAGGTGGTGTGCGTGCTCGGGCCCAGCGGCAGCGGGAAGTCGACGCTGCTGCGGGCGGTCGCCGGGCTCCAGCCGCTGGACGCCGGGCGGGTGACGCTCGGCGGGCGGGACCAGGCGGGGATGCCCGCGCACAAGCGCGAGGTCGGGCTGATGTTCCAGGACCACCAGCTCTTCCCGCAGCGGGACGTGGCCGGGAACATCGCTTTCGGACCGCGGATGCGTGGCGCTTCCCGCGCCGAACAGCGGCACCGGGTGGGGGAGTTGCTGGAGCTGGTCGGGCTGCCGGACGCCGCCCGCCGGTCCGTCGCCGCCCTGTCCGGCGGGGAACAGCAGCGGGTGGCGCTGGCCCGCGCCCTCGCGCCCGGACCCCGGCTGCTGATGCTGGACGAGCCGCTCGGCCAGCTCGACCGTTCGCTGCGGGAGCGCCTCGTCGTCGAACTGCGGGAGCTGTTCGGCCGGTTGGGTACCACGGTGCTCGCCGTGACGCACGACCAGGGCGAGGCCTTCGCGCTCGCCGACCGGGTCGTGGTGATGCGGGACGGGCGGATCGCCCAGTCGGGGACGCCCCTCGAGGTGTGGCAGCGGCCGGCCGACGCGTTCGTGGCCCGCTTCCTCGGCTTCGACAACGTCGTCGAGGCGACCGTCGCCGGACAGGCCGCGGACACCCCGTGGGGCAAGGTGCCGGTCCCCGAGGACGCTCCCCAGGGAGCGCGCACCCTGCTCGTGCGGCCCGCCGGGGTCCGCCTGGTGTCCGCCGACGCCGGCCTGCGCTGCACGGTCACCGCCCGCACCTTCCGCGGCACCCACGTCGCCGTCCACCTCCAGCCCGGGGATGCGCCGCGGCTGGAGGCCGCGTGCGCGCTGCGGGCGGCACCGGAGGTCGGGGACGTGGTGGGGGTGGAGTTCGACGCGGCCGAAATCGCCGTGCTCAGATGA